A single genomic interval of Dromaius novaehollandiae isolate bDroNov1 unplaced genomic scaffold, bDroNov1.hap1 HAP1_SCAFFOLD_31, whole genome shotgun sequence harbors:
- the LOC135325599 gene encoding olfactory receptor 14A16-like, whose translation MSNSSFLNEFLLLGFADRRELQLLHFSLFLGIYLAALLSNGLIITAVACDHRLHTPMYFFLLSLSILDLGTISTTVPKSMANSLWDTRAISYLGCAAQVFFFVFLISAEYFLLTIMAYDRFVAICRPLHYGTLMGSRACAKMAAAAWGSGFLYALLHTGNTFSIPLCQGNTVDQFFCEIPQLLKLSCSDSYLREVGLVVASVCLVFGCFVFIVVSYVQIFTVVLRIPSEQGRHKAFSMCLPHLAVVSLFVSTDMVAYLKPPSLSCPALDLVVTVLYAVVPPTVNPLIYSMRNKELKDAVKK comes from the coding sequence atgtccaataGCAGCTTCCTCAATGAGTTCCTGCTCCTGGGGTTTGCGGAcaggcgggagctgcagctcttgcacttctcgctcttcctgggcatctacctggctgccctgctgagcaatggcctcatcatcacagccgtagcctgtgaccaccgcctccacacccccatgtacttcttcctcctcagcctttcCATCCTTGatcttggcaccatctccaccactgtccccaaatccatggccaattccctgtgggacaccagggccatttcctacttgggatgtgctgcccaagtctttttctttgtcttcttaatttcagcagaatatttccttcttaccatcatggcctatgaccgctttgttgccatctgcagacccctgcactacgggaccctgatgggcagcagagcttgtgccaaaatggcagccgctgcctggggcagcggttttctctatgctctcctgcacactgggaacacattttcaataccactctgccaaggcaacaccgtggaccagttcttctgtgagatcccccagctcctcaagctctcctgctcagactcctacctcagggaagttggccTGGTTGTGGCTAgtgtttgtttagtctttgggtgtttcgttttcattgtggtgtcctacgtgcagatcttcacagttgtgctgaggatcccctctgagcagggccggcacaaagccttttccatgtgcctcccgcacctggccgtggtctccctgtttgtcagcactgacatggttgcctacctgaagcccccctccctctcctgcccagctctggatctggtggtgactgttctctatgcggtggtgcctccaacagtgaaccccctcatctacagcatgaggaacaaggagctcaaggatgcagtgaagaaa